In the Primulina eburnea isolate SZY01 chromosome 15, ASM2296580v1, whole genome shotgun sequence genome, gcaaagaaaatatgtttaagtttttgaggtatgctaattgacttgtgaccaaattatgaatgggtttggaagtcggtgaacgtggccgaggacctctccgccccgttaaattatgaacgggttagatcgtggttgggaagcgttaaattatgaacggggaccaaccagcccgttaaattatgaacggggatctcatgtatgcggcagtggatacgtccctgtcagcccagtactgtggtgtgtctgatcaggcgtttattatgaatgggtcacttgctttgaaacatcctctatgcaaaatgaagtcatgtatgttttagtatgctcaagtatgcagttatgatcatgaaagtttcacgttatggcacgtctatatatgtatgcaagttcaagatattatgcaagctcaagtttcaaattatgtacgttttatttttaaaatgcatgcgattttattatgtagtactcgttatcccagtttatacgtgttgagtctttagactcactagacttgatcgatgcaggtgactatgttgaggagacaggaggtgatgaccaaggggcaggcttgggctgagtggcaggctagacccgaggaccgcaatgtttatgtttttatgcaagtttaaaatactctgatttttatacattggatgcgaaatatttggagacagtttcttttagcaaaattttattggtgacggatgattgtgaggtttattttatgaatgttgagtgacgactgtatggatgtttttatttaagaaaatttttaatttttccgcaaattttaagtatgagaagtacggttcgttacatccTCGGTGAGAAACCTTGCTAGATTCAAGACGGTAAGATAGAATGACATCTTCTGTTGCTTCATTTCGAAATTTGAGCCGTCGAATTTCTTCGATGTATCAGCATGGCTGGAACATCGACAGCAATGACTTTCATAATCAGGGACTAACTTTTGGCACATTCGAGTCATTCGAATCAGTAGCCATGTCGTCAAAAAATCACATAATGAGTATAACAAATCAAGTAAAATTAAagattgaataaaaattatggCTCATAAATGTGGGAGTGTATTTTGGCTCTCCACATTCTTAAGTTAGTTGTGGCTCATTATTGTGGAAGGGTTTTTCGActttccacattcttgagttaattgaaGAATTTTGGATCTTCATATTATTGAGTTAATGAGAAGATTAATAGAGTTAATTAATCTTCCATGACTTTTGGTGTGCATTTTGAGGCTTATAAATAGTGTTCATTTCCTCATTCCATATGCATAAAAAATGGTTTTTACAAACCCTCAAGATCTCTTTCAAGCATTCTCTTGCATTTTATAATTTTAGCTTTCCGTTTGGCCTCCGTGAAATTTCGATGATAAAGTGAAAGTACGTTTTCAATTCGCCGGTGTAGTTACTTCGTGCTAAGTTGCTGCAAGGTTTTgccgttgtatcctgggaacAGTTGTCCGTCGAGATCCTCGAAGCACCGTCGGAGGGGACAAATCTGTTTTAAAGAAACTGTACTTTCGTACAGGACTCAGTTTGATTTACTATTTTTGATTGTCGACTACCGAGACCTCAACAAGGCCTGCCCAAAGGATGAATTCCCTCAGCCAAACATGGATATACTTACTCATCGACAGTCGTTCGCAAACTTTTCATTTATAGATTGATATATTGAGTATAATTAGATAAAGATGGCTCCTGAAGATGCAGCTCTGTCTGTATCTTTATGAGATTGCTTTCGTTTCCTACTTCAATATTTTGTTATTAGCAATTTGGCTAACAAATTGTATACTTGATATATGTTCAATGCTTTCGTAAGCGGATCCGCCCCGTTATCCTTTGATTTGACATAATCAATATAGATAACTCCATTTGAGATCAGTTTTCGCACTGTATTATATTTTCGAGGAATATATCAAGGTTTACCTTTGTGCATGCTATTTCGTGCCCTTGAAATTGTCAAATAAATGTCGCAATGTATAATTATTTCAGGCACTGGACTTGTCCAACAAGGAATATTTTCTAGAAAGTTGCGAAGCCATTATGCTTCTTCTGCAGCTTTATCTTGTGCTATAAATCCATGTTTCATTGTGGATCTAACAATGCAAGTTTGTTTTGATGACATAAAACAGAATACGACACCACCAATGTTAAAAACATAGCCACTAACGGATTTGGAGTCTTTGGTATCAGAAATCCAATTTGCATCATTATACCTTTCTAGCATCATATGATGTTTTGTATAATGCGAATCATATTCCAAAAATTGTATTAAATATCTAACACCTTTGTCAAAGCCTTCCAATAAGCATCACTAGGATTACTCGTGAACTATCAAAAGTTATTTATCACACAAGCGATGTCCGGTTGAGTATATTTAATGATGTACATAAGACTTCAATAATTCTGGAGTATTCCAGTTGACACACAGGTTCTCCATGATTCTTACCTAAATGGACTGTCACGTCCATAGGCGTCTTTACCAGAGAGGAGTCATAAGCATTAAACTTCCTCAAGACAATCTCAGCGTAGTGAGATTGAAATAGAACTATTTCTTCTGAAGCCCTAGAGATTTTAATCCCCGGTATAATATCAGCAATACTTATATCtttcatatcaaaatttcatgTTGACATTTTCTTTGTTTACTTGATCATTCTTGATTACTCTCCATAATAATCATGTCATCTACATATAGACATGATATTACATAAGATTCTCGTGTTCTTTTAATATAAACACATTTGTTGCACtctttaatattataattatttgacAACATAACTTTGTCAAATTTCTCATCACTTCTTAGAAGTTGGTTTAAGTCCATATAAAGATTTAACAAGTCAGCAAACTTTTATTTCTTGATATTGTACAACATAACATTCATGTTGTTCCAAACATATATGTTATTCAAATTCACCGTTCAAGAATGTGGTTTTGACATATATTTGGTGTATTTTAAAGTTATACAAAGTTTGAATTAAAATGATTACACGAATAGAAGTTATTATTGAAACTTGTGATATGTATCGAAAAATTCAAAGCCTTACCTTTGTCTATATCATTTAGTCACCAATTTGGCTTTGTACTTTTCAATAGTTCCATCAACTTTCTATTTTCCTTTTAGGATCTATTTGCATTCCAATGGTTTGCCAGTGGAAGATCCACCAATTCCCAAGTATGATTTTTCATAATTGAGTCCATCTCAGTATTCATGGCTTCTTTCCAATAAGATGCTTGAAGACTAGACAGTGCATCTTGTAAGGTTTTGGGTTAATTTTTCAACGTATAAGTGTGAAAATCTGGACCAAAAGACTTCACGGTTCTAGGCATTTTACTTCGCCTAGGTTCTTCTTCTTTCGAAGAACCTTCGTTTGTTTAAGCATTTTTATCTTGAGTATGTTCTTCATTAGGTGCATATCGTTCATCCACCATCTCTATCTTTCTTTTATTAGatcgtttttctttcttttctttgcaGAGAAAGATATTTTCAAATAACATGACATTTCTTAACTCGATCGTCATGCCTTTATTCAtttcaaaatcttcaaattTATGAATCTATAGGCATTCTTGTTGTGCGAATATTCAATAAATATGCAATCGACCATCTTTCGTCCAATTCTGACTTGTTTTGGCTTTGGTATTTCAAAATTGAACAAGAACCCTCACACTTTTAGGTATTTATATGAAGGTTTATATTCTTTCCACAAATCATATGGTGTTTTGTTAGTTCTCTTGTGAGAAATAATGTTCAAAATATGGATAGCCAACAATATCGCTTCCCCCCACAAGTTTTGGGGTAATCCTGAACTTAGAAACAAGATATTCATAATATCCTTTAAAGTTCAGTTCTTTATTTTGACGATTACATTAGATTGAAGTGAGTATGGTGCAGTAGTTTGATGTAAAATGCCCAAAGATGAGCAAAACTCATCAACCAGTGATACATATTCCCCTCTTATATCGCTGCGAATACTTTTTATTCACTTTCCAAGTTTATTCTCAACTTCAGTTTTATAGTGTTTGAATGCCTCAAGAACTTCATCATTACTTCTTAAAGGATATACATAATCGTATATTGTACAATCGTCAATAAATGTTATGTAATACTTTTTCTCTCCTCAAGTTTACACAAACTTTAAGTTACTAATATCAGAGTGAGTTAATTCTAGAGTATTTGTACAACGTTCAACATAATGAAAAAGCACTTTATTCATTTTTACTTCAACATATATTTaacatttattttttggatCAATATTACATTTAGACAACAAATCCAAATTCAttaaacatatcatcatattaaaAGTTATGTATCCTAAACGAACATGACATAAATTAAAACTACATCAAATAATAGAATTGTTTCTTTTATTGCCATCAATATTGTGGAGAACCGATTTGACTCATGCAAGTATTCATTCCAACATAAACTATATTCCTATGTTAAATGGCTTAAACTTTAAATCGTGTCAATAGAATTTACTGATAGTTCTCGGATTCATGGATTTGCACTTCACGATAAAGGTTGACTCTCTTCTATCCATTAATGGTAAGAGTATCTCTGATGAAAAGAGGAAGTTTGAAACGTTGAAGAAGTCAAATCGCATGTGTATGATGATCATGAAAAGGGTCAATTTAGAAATATTAATGGGCACAATGTTTAGTGACATTGTTGCGGTTAAGGCTTTCTTTCAAGACCTCGAAAAGAGGTTTGCTTAGAGTGAAAATTCTAAAATTGGTCACTCTTGGCTAGCCTCGTTTCAATGAGATATATGGACAAAAGCAACATAAGAGAGTACATCATATATATGTCTCATCTTGCTTCAAGGTTGAAAGCACTGAAGTTTGACCTCTCTGAGAATTTGCTGGTTCATTTACTTTGGATATCTCTTGCTCTATAGTTCAATCAGTTTGAGGTGAGTTATAATTGTTAGAAAGAGACTTTGTCTCTGAATGAGCTCATCTTGCATTGTGTTCATGAAGTGGGAAATTTGAAGTAAGACAAGACAAAAAATGTTCATTATGCCTTTACCTCAAAAAATAATGGAAATAAGAGAAATGATAAGGAAGCTACAGATACATAGACTCCAAAAAAACAATAGAAGAATCATAGTAATTCTCAAAGTGCAGGTTGTTTTTTCTGAGACAGTGATGGGTATATAAAGAAGCAATGCACAAATTATCATGTTTGACGTGCTAAAAAAGGTATGTTTTTGTATATGGTTTGTTATGAGGTTAATTTAACTTCAGTGTCTGGAATGTTGGGGAAATATCTAAGTAATTCAGAAGTGGAACATTGGAAAACAATCAAAAGAGTTTTACCCTGCCTATAGAGAACAAAATATTGCATGCTTATAAATTGGGTATACTGACTCTGATTTTTTTGGAAGCCAAGATAGTATGAAATCTACGTCAGACTATATCTATCTCCTTGCTGGAGGTGTCATTTCCTGAAAGAATGCTAAACCGTCTCTTATAACCTCTTCCACTGTGGCAGCTGAGTTTGTAGCATATTATGAGGCATCCAATAACGGAATATGACTAAAATTTTTGTCATGGGACTGCGCATTGTTGATGGCATTGAAAGGTATGTATTACAATAACAACAGGAGTTCGACGAAgtcaaaacatattgacatcaAGTTCCTGGTTTTTAAAGAAAGAATTCAGAGTGACAAGTTCTCTATTGATTATATCAGTACAAACCCCAGGGTTGAGGATCCGCTTAATAAGGGGCTATCACCTAAACAGTTTCATAAGCACACTGCTCGTATGATTATTATGTCAATTGAAGAATTCAGTTTTAGTGGtcgtttgttattttaaatgtttttcagtTGTAAACATTTTCAGTTACAAtatgtaaatttattttctgcaaaaataaatttcaatttaAGTCATACTCTGATTATAATATAAAGTTTGATCTTAATAAGGTTTATGAATGACCAATTGgaaataggcaaaaacttatgtgagacggtctcacgggtattatttgtgagacggatctcttatttgggtcatccataaaagagtattactttttatgctaagagtactattttttattgtgaatatgggtattgttgacccgtctcacagattatgatccgtgagacggtctcacatgagactcactcttggaAATATACAATGTTATAATCACATTGCACGAAATTTCCATATTATACATCAACTTTATAATTCTTGTCATTCAGTTGTGTTGACATATGTGACAATTGATGGGTCAAGTTACCTTGAATAAAGTGAAGACTGATTTGATCCTATGTTGATGTGATTAGGGATGGCAATGAGCCGGGGCGGGGGTGGGTTTGCCATTaccatccccatccccgaattCCATCTCCACCCCCATCCCTGCCCTGATCCTCGTTTTTTCAAGTTCGTAGAATCTccaaacccgaaacttcggggatcAACTTCCCATCCCCGTCCTCATCCCcatttcaaaatattaatatggcaaGACGATGACgaatttggagattttctcaaactaaaagttattattatatattattattagatataatattaatactaatatcaatattaataataataagattattaacactttaaaaaataatattattattatattattaatgttaataatactattattttattattgatattattttcggggcgggttcggggatttcggGGATAGGGATAGTAATCTCATACCCGCCCCGAATTACATCGGGGATTTAAAAAATCtccgaacccgaacccgaacTCGAAAAAATCGGAGATCCCATCCCCGTTTCGGGTTTTCCCCGCAGGGTCTCAAACCCGTGGGAAAAGTTGTCATCCCTAGATGTGATGGACCAGATTGGTTATAAATATATTTCAGAACGATGATGTTTGTGAGCTCATAAAGTTATTTTCACaaacataattataatattacacATATAGCCCAAGTGAGGGATTGTTGGATCAATTTTATCTATATGAACTTATATGTGATTAATTATGTGTTGTTTATTAAGTTAAGCCAAAAATTAAAGTGATCGATTAAAGTTTTGACTATTGGAATTTAATGTATCTAATAGATTGTTGACCTTTAATGTACATAGACATAAGTGTAATTTCTGTTGTTATGATAAgctaaaatataaatatcagaaaataatgataaatattatttatatataatttatggTTCCCAGATCGCGTGCAATCATACTCCTTATTATCTTACTCATTAATAAATAGTTCAAAAGAAAAAACTAAAGGATTCTCTGAAGGAAAAGGCCGCATAGATCTGAAAGATAATGACACGTTCTAAAGAATTCAGGTACCCTTCCGCTTAAGTTTTAGTcaaatttttaatgatttacATGACGAATTCCATGGTTCATATGAATTTTTCCCCTACAAAATCcgtttatataaataatataatgaatTATAACTTTAATAATTGGTAGAACTCAATTCAAATgtcaaatgaaataaaatatataatcgaTTATAAataggttttttgtgagacgggtcgacctgattcatatttgaaataaaaagaaTAATACATTTTCACGAGCCAATTCAAATAGAAGAtctatctcataaaattgaatCCACAATGTCATTTTTTTAAATCGATTGATGTCTTGTTCTTCCTACTGTTTGAGGCAAACTCACCTAAAAACACCAAAATCTTACCTTGGCAAATATTAAATGTATGGGGAATCATTTGTGGCTGAGCGACAGGTAGTATACATTAATGCACATAAATCCCTACCCACACACTATATATATACAACACGGTCAACACAGCAAGCGTTTTCGATTCCAGAACCCACGTTTAGATTTACGCACGATTACATAATTAGAATTTGGGGGAGAGTGGGGAAATAGTACAGAGGAGGCAAGTACTGTGCGGCAAAGGAAAGAGTGAGAAAAGGAGGCGTctttatttaaagaaaaaccCTAGCTTTGTGCATGGTTGAATTCTGAGCCATGGGGAGTGAGTCTGTCTTTTTTATTCACTAGAATGTGTGCTCAGATCTGGGGACCGTACGATtggtttaaattttctttggtCTTGAATGGAAGACGGAATTTTTGAGGAGTAAGTGAGGTGGGCTTGtttgaattttgattttttttttcttttttgccaTTGTGGAAAGTTCATTTTGCTAGGGAGTTGGAGCTTCCAACTCTGTGGTGGGGGTGACTTCTAAAGTTTAGATTATTGTTGTGTTTTTTCTTGTAGGTATTTGGATAGAGCAGTTCTTGCCTCCAGCATTTTGGCAGTGAAGGCAGAAGAAGATTTGTTCtgccttattttgagttgttacTGAAATATACCAGCGCGTTATGTTTCTTTTTATTGTAGAAATTTGATATTCCTGTCTTTAAATACATTGTTTCTTATATCTAGCGCGTTCTGAGATTTTGATAACGTGGCTTTTGGGAAATTGATTGTGTTTGTGAGAGAAAAATGGTGTACCTTGTCTGTTAGTTGATAGAATAGGAGGTGTACGGGTTTCCTTTCTATTTTAATCTTTAGAGGTCACTAGTGGAGATTTGCGCTGGAGTGGTTGGGGGTACCGGGAGGCGTCACTATGTCGTCCTTGAGTCGAGAACTGGTTTTCTTAATACTGCAGTTCTTGGATGAAGAGAAGTTCAAGGAGACAGTGCATAAGTAAGTTATTTTATTGGTTCATGGCTTCATGCCttagatgtatatatatttaatgtaTGGAAGAAGTTGTCACTTTTGCACTTGTCTGTAATGCAATGAATTCATTAGAAACCACTCTATGAAATGCAACGAACTCACTGGGAACCTTGCCTTAGATCTCGgctatgatttttattttttcagttTTCAGTGCAATACCTCTGGATTTAAGATAGAGAACAGACCTGTTCATATGGGTGTTTGAATGTGATGCATCAGCATCTTCTGACTTTTTACTAAAGAAGAGACGTCTTCTACAACCACTCTTTATTTCCATGACATGAACCACTAATTGTTGACTGAGGAAAATGTGAAATTGActgtttcttaaaaaaatatattctttTTGGTCGAGGAGAATTAATCTTTAGAATTGTTCATTTACTCCTCTTAGGTTGGAGCAAGAATCTGGTTTTTTCTTCAATATGAAGTATTTTGAAGACCAAGTTCAAGCAGGTGAATGGGAAGAAGTTGAGAGATATTTAAGTGGATTCACAAAAGTTGAGGATAATCGTTATTCAATGAAAATTTTCTTTGAAATTAGAAAACAGAAGTATCTCGAAGCTCTTGATAGGTACATTTTATTCCAAAACCATTTATGATATCTTTTGTATCCACTCACGCTTGttgataattttttatattttaaataaatacatcCAATAATTTGCAGACAAGATCGAGCAAAAGCTGTTGAGATTCTTGTGAGGGATCTCAAGGTCTTTGCATCATTCAACGAAGATCTTTTTAAAGAGATCACTCAGTTATTGACCCTTGACAATTTTAGGTAAAACTTGCATGCTAGCTCTACTTCTGTTTTCCATGTCTCTAGTAATACTGTTCTTTACTCGTACAATTTTATAGGCAGAACGAGCAGCTCTCCAAATATGGGGATTCAAAATCTGCAAGAAACATCATGCTGATTGAACTGAAAAAGCTAATAGAGGCTAACCCGTTGTTTCGGGACAAGCTCGCATTTCCTTCCTTTAAGGCTTCAAGATTAAGAACACTGATAAACCAAAGGTATGTACCGATATTCAAGTATGCATATCTGATTTTGCTGCTAAGTGGCTTACAGTTGTAAGAATCTCattttgttttcttgaattttcagTCTTAACTGGCAACATCAGCTTTGCAAGAATCCACGTCCAAATCCGGATATTAAAACACTCTTTTCAGATCATACTTGTGCTTCAAGTAATGGCACACGTGGCCCCCCTCCTGCTAACAACCCTCTCGCTGGACCAATTCCTAAACCTGGTGTTTTTCCACCTCTTGGAGGCCATGGTGTAAGTCATGTGTGGTTTATTTTTCCGAAATGATATAATACTCCCTGGCATCTCatattttcttactttcgttTGGCAGCCTTTCCAGCCAGTTGTTTCTCCTTCCCCAAGTGCTATTGCGGGCTGGATGTCAAGTGCTAACCTGTCCGTTGCTCATGCTGTTGCAGCAGCGCCTCCTGGTCTTGTTCAGGCTCCTAGTTCTGGTTAGTTATCTGCAATAAAGGAAATTGTCTtatatttaatgatttgatGAAATGTGTTCTATCCCCTGTTATTTGCAGCCGCATTTTTGAAACATCCGAGGGCTCCTCCAGGTGGTCATGGAATGGATTATCAGACAGCTGACTCTGAACATTTGATGAAACGCTTTCGGTCTGGGCAACCTGATGAGGTTTGGAGAAAATAGTTTAATCCATTAATAATGTTATATTGCCTTTTCCTGTTTCCCGTCATTGTAGCCTCCTAATTTGGATACTGCGAGACACTTCTGTAATTTCATTCTTTCTTTTTGTTCTGTAGGTTTCCTTTTCTGGATCTTCTCATCCTTCAAACATATATTCACCGGATGACCTTCCCAAAACTGTTGTGCGGAATCTTAGCCAAGGATCTAATGTCATGAGCATGGACTTCCATCCACAACAACAGACTGTTCTTCTAGGTTGATCATTTCTCTTTTTGATATAGCTTTTGCATGCTTGATTGATGGCTTCAATTTAGCACTGTTTAAAATGTCATTTATTGTCATGTCTCTCTGCAAGCATATAAACATAAAGTTAGTACTGTGCAACTTGGAGTATTTTTGAACTTGTGCCAACTGCTATCTGCGTTGTAGTTGGAACAAATGTCGGTGATATTAGCATATGGGAAGTTGGGTCCCGAGAAAGGTTAGcaattaaaacgtttaaggttTGGGACATATCAGCTTGTTCAATGCCATTCCAAGTGAGTATTCAGTATCCACAAAACATTTAATGCTTAGCTCTTTTGTTTTGAAAATTGGGACCTCTATCTTTCAGGTTCTTATCCATTTTAACGTTGTCAAACTAATTTAAACTTTAATGCTGTTGTTCAGACAACTTTGGTTAAAGATGCTACCATATCAGTCAATAGATGTGTATGGGGCCCAGATGGATCTATACTAGGTAAAAAATCCCACGGTGTTTCGAGACTGTACTTAAAATTTTGACTTCTTGACTTGGTTTAGAAgttactgattttttttttaaaaaattacttttttaaGGTGTTGCTTTCTCCAAACACATTGTTCAGATATATACTTACAATCCAGCTGGAGAGTTGAGACAACACTTAGAAGTGAGGATTACTTAAATCTCTCTTTTTATCTCCCTTATAGACAAATTTTCAAGTGGTAGTGACATTTTTGAAACTGTAGATTGATGCTCATATTGGTGGTGTTAATGATATTGCCTTCGCTCATCCCAATAAGCAGCTGTGCATAGTTACATGTGGGGATGACAAGACAATTAAGGTATCAGCTTTATGAAACTCGACAAAGTCTTACTCTTTGTAACTTGAAAGTTTACACGGCTGTTGTGTTACAGGTGTGGGATGCTGTTGCTGGTCGCAGGCAGTATACATTTGAAGGCCATGAAGCTCCCGTGTATTCTGTCTGTCCTCACTACAAAGAGAATATTCAGGTACATCAATAGTTATTGCTATAAAGAGAATTTTCAGGTACATTAATAGTCATTGCTATCTCTCTTATTTCATGGTAAGGTCTTCTACTATTTGCTTAATGATCTTCATTTACGCTATTTCATTTGAATACATTAGAGGGGGTGATCTGAATCTATTCAACCTGCAGTTCATATTTTCTACTGCTATTGATGGGAAAATAAAGGCATGGCTTTATGATTCCTTGGGATCAAGAGTAGATTACGATGCCCCTGGACTTTGGTGCACAACAATGGCATATAGCGCTGATGGAACCAGGTGCAATAAAATCCCGTTTGTATCATTTTAGCATATTGTCATGACTGAAAAATTTAGCTTTTGTACTTGTACATttctacaacaacaatatattttACCTCCTTTATGACCATTGTTATTTCACTTTTTAACATGCCAGAAAATTTAAGAATATGAAAATCTAGAACTAGAATTGGCTGAGCTCCAGGTACGCTGCTGGCTTAGCAGGCACCAAGATATTGAAATAATCATGTGAAGACATGAAATCATTATATGTGGTCAGTTTATCCATCTTCGTAGTTAGGCTTGTGCAAGTTGGGAATGCTTTGGAAGTCGCTGAAATTTTTTAAAGTCGATTGTCTACCAGCCGGGGTAACCCTGCTAAACAAAGTAGATCAACTTTTAGCCATATATGCGAGTAAAAGAAACTCCTCCCTGCTAGCAGGACATACTTAATCGAAATGCACCAGCAcccgaagtcggtcttggctTGGATTTGAAGATGAGAAGAGTTGTAACCTAGAAAGCAAATGCTCATATGATCTTTTAGCAAGTACCATGGGACGATGGTGGAATACAAGACAAAGTAATCAACTCTCGCATTCTGTTGCTGGTAAATGTGAGATAATCCAACTGTTACGCTTGATACTGTTtcgaagaaataaaagaagtgGTAGATAGCGAGCGGATGAAGTTATTGTGTGGTCCAGTTGTGTCCAAAGGAATTGATCAAATGAATATCAATTTGACAGGAAAAGTTGGGGAAGGAAGGTGCCTGAACCATCTGCTGCTTCAAGATTAGAAGTAGTGATAGTCCACCCTGGAGTTTCAACATTAGATACTTGCATTTGTCTACAGGAAGCAACTGCTTGGCTGAAAGAAAATGAGTCATGTTCTCCACTCATGTTAGTAACTGGTCTTTCTATCACATGGGCTGACCAGATTACTCTTGAGTGTATGCTTACTCTCAAGTTATGTAATGATTGTCTTATGTGTTCTTGATGACTTATTGAAAAACTTCAATGGAGTAGTTGAATTTGTGGTGAAATGTACCAAGATGTAACTTGTGAAACTGAGAATCTGACAATGGCATGCATGCATAAAGATAAAGTAGAAGATTTGAGTTACGACCACATAATTTGATTCTCCTGTTGTAGTTGAATTGTAAATTATAAACTGAAATCAGTGTTAAAAGT is a window encoding:
- the LOC140815314 gene encoding protein TOPLESS-RELATED PROTEIN 2-like isoform X2; the protein is MSSLSRELVFLILQFLDEEKFKETVHKLEQESGFFFNMKYFEDQVQAGEWEEVERYLSGFTKVEDNRYSMKIFFEIRKQKYLEALDRQDRAKAVEILVRDLKVFASFNEDLFKEITQLLTLDNFRQNEQLSKYGDSKSARNIMLIELKKLIEANPLFRDKLAFPSFKASRLRTLINQSLNWQHQLCKNPRPNPDIKTLFSDHTCASSNGTRGPPPANNPLAGPIPKPGVFPPLGGHGPFQPVVSPSPSAIAGWMSSANLSVAHAVAAAPPGLVQAPSSAAFLKHPRAPPGGHGMDYQTADSEHLMKRFRSGQPDEVSFSGSSHPSNIYSPDDLPKTVVRNLSQGSNVMSMDFHPQQQTVLLVGTNVGDISIWEVGSRERLAIKTFKVWDISACSMPFQTTLVKDATISVNRCVWGPDGSILGVAFSKHIVQIYTYNPAGELRQHLEIDAHIGGVNDIAFAHPNKQLCIVTCGDDKTIKVWDAVAGRRQYTFEGHEAPVYSVCPHYKENIQFIFSTAIDGKIKAWLYDSLGSRVDYDAPGLWCTTMAYSADGTRLFSCGTSKDGESHLVEWNESEGAIKRTYSGFRKRSLGVVQFDTTRNRFLAAGDEFQIKFWDMDNTNTLTCTDGDGGLPASPRLRFNKEGSLLAVTTSDNGIKILANGDGQRLLRMLETRVFDGPRGFSEAVNVKPAIAGSLGPIPNVSASISPILERTDRTQQPMSLGNMATVESSRAADVKPRILDTGDKVKSWKFPDVADSSQVKTLKVPDPLAASKVVRLLYTNSGLALLALATNAVHKLWKWPRNERNPSGKSSASSVPQLWQPTNGALMSNDMSDVKTTEDSVSCIALSKNDSYVMSASGGKVSLFNMMTFKVMTTFMPPPPAATYLAFHPQDNNIIAIGMEDSTIQIYNVRVDEVKTKLKGHQKRISGLAFSQSLNILVSSGADAQLCVWSMDGWEKKKSRPIQAPPGHPSPLVGETRVQFHNNQSHLLVVHESQIAIYDAQLECSRSVFKLPVQCEISVFWEEKSIFCD